The DNA segment CCGCCGATAAGCGTCGCCGAGGAGGGGACCACGCCGCCCCCCATGACGCGGTCGAATTCCCCGATCCCGCACCGGGTGCGCTCCGAGGCGCTCTCCGACACGTCGGCCAGGAGAACCGGCTTCGACGCGGGGAACCCTTCCGAGGCGACGCGGTATTTCGTCTCCGCCGCCGCGACCTCCTCGACGAGGGAGCCCCACTGCCCGCAGTCGGGGCACTTGCCCAGCCACTTCGGGGAAGAAAACCCGCAGGCGGTGCAGGCGTACTCGACCTTTACCTTCGCCACTTCCTCGCCACCTCCCAGGCCACCTCCTCGAAGGATGCCTTCCCGGCCCGGACGATCCTGCGCACGTCGTCGTACTCGGGGACGGGGCGGATCGACCCGTCCGGCAGTTCCGCCTCCTTGACCCTCACCTTGCCGAAGCGCGTATCCACCGTCCCCGACCTCCTTGCGAGCTTCAGCCGGTCGCAGGCGTGATACCGGAGGCCGATGGCGGTGGACAGGGAGAATACCGCCGCGGAGACGATCTCGAGACGCTCCTCCGGGCAGAGGATCCGCAGCACCCAGCCGGGACGGTTCTTCTTCATCATCGCGGGGAGGACGGCGACGTCCAGCGCCCCCGCGGCAAAGGCCCGTTCCATCAGAACCTCGAAGCGCTGGGGGCTCATGTCGTCGATGTTCGCCTCCACCTCGAGCACGCGGTCGTGGCCCGGCGCGTCGGGTACCGTTTCGCCCTCCACCACCCGGAGGATGTTCGCCCTCCCCGGGATCTCCCTGTGCCCCAAGCCGATCCCGACACCCCGGACAACCATCCCGGGGGGCCGCTCGAAGGAGGCCTCGAACGCCCGTAGAAGCGCCGCGCCCGTGGGGGTCACGAGTTCCCCCTCCCCCTCGCCGAACCGCCAAGGGGCGCCCGTCAGAAGCGCGAGGGTCGCCGGGCCGGGAACCGGGATCTTCCCGTGGGACGACCACGCCTCGCCGGACCCGCCGGGAAGCGGGGAGCAGAAGACGCCCGGGGCGCCGAGATGCTCGAAGAGGAAGCAGGCGGAAACGATGTCGACGATGGCGTCGGTCGCCCCCACCTCGTGGAAATGCACCTTCTCCATCGTGGTCCCGTGGACCTTCGCCTCGGCCTCCGCGAGCCGCTCGAAACCGACGATGGCGCGCTCCCGCGTCCCCGCGGGGAGCTTCGCCCGCCGCAGGAGGGAGACGATCTGGGGAAGATGCCTCGTGGACCCTTTCCGTGCGGAGAGCTTTACGCTCACCCGCGTCCCCGC comes from the Candidatus Deferrimicrobiaceae bacterium genome and includes:
- the larC gene encoding nickel pincer cofactor biosynthesis protein LarC gives rise to the protein DCFSGIAGDMTCAALLALTGAERDLRRALRGLPVRGYSFSVEKASSAGMAGTRVSVKLSARKGSTRHLPQIVSLLRRAKLPAGTRERAIVGFERLAEAEAKVHGTTMEKVHFHEVGATDAIVDIVSACFLFEHLGAPGVFCSPLPGGSGEAWSSHGKIPVPGPATLALLTGAPWRFGEGEGELVTPTGAALLRAFEASFERPPGMVVRGVGIGLGHREIPGRANILRVVEGETVPDAPGHDRVLEVEANIDDMSPQRFEVLMERAFAAGALDVAVLPAMMKKNRPGWVLRILCPEERLEIVSAAVFSLSTAIGLRYHACDRLKLARRSGTVDTRFGKVRVKEAELPDGSIRPVPEYDDVRRIVRAGKASFEEVAWEVARKWRR